A stretch of DNA from Chitinivorax tropicus:
GATATGCCATCAGATGGAACCCATCACAGATGCTCACGACAACCAGCCAGCGCTTGCCCGACATCGCGAAGCATGAAATTGACCAAAGTAGCCGAGCAACTCAGCTCTTTTGCAATATCACGCTGTGTCATGCCATGGATACGGTATAGCTCGAAAGCGCGTCGCGTCCGCTCGGGTAACGTTTCCATCGCTGCATCAATAGCTTGCAGTAATTGGCGCTGCTGCAGAAGGCGTTGCGGGTTTTCCCCGCCATCCGTCTGGGGCAATTCACCATCATCGGTGTACACCCGATACTGGCCCTCGACCTGTAGGCGCCGCATATTGTCCAGCGAAAGATTGCGCACCACTTGGCAGCAATAGGCTTGAAGGCAGTCAACCTGTTTGCCGATCGCCACATCCAACAGCCGCAGGAATGCCTCTTGCATGACCTCCTCTGCCTGTGCGGCATTTCCCAGCAATTTGTAGGAAATGGCGCACAGCTGTTTTCGTTGTTCGACAAAATTTTGTTCGAGCAGATGACGCGTAATGACTAATGACATGTTCAGCCAAGTGCAAAAATGCAATAAGAGTAAATGATATTGATTCTCACTACTTAAATCAATTCAATTTCAATGCTTGCAAAATTGCGCATATTTGAACTTATTTTCCAGCTATACCAAGGAAAGTTGATCTTCGGCTCGATATGCCCGCTTTTCACCGACAATCTGCCCCTGTTCGAGGTGGATCACGCGATCGGCCAAATCAAAATAACGATCGTCATGGGTGATCACCAGCACCGTCTTGCCTCGGGCTTTCAATTCCGGCAGCAATTCACGATAGAACACATCCTTGAAAGTCGGGTCTTGATCAGCGGCCCATTCGTCAAAGACATAGATCGGACGATCTTCCAAATAAGTGGCAACCAGCGCCAAGCGCTTACGCTGACCTTGTGACAGTGCCTGAGTCGTAAACGCCCCCTCTTTGACCGTCACCTTATGCTGCAGTTGTAAACGCACCAGTAGCGCATTACCGGCGGCATCGACATCTTGTCCTGTCAATAAGGTGTCGAATAAATGAAAATCCGAGAACACCGCACCAAACAGCTGACGATAGGCACCCAGCTGATCAGCATTGACAGCGTGCCCATTCAAGATGATCTCGCCGCTTTCCGCGCGGTAAAGGCCGGTCAATAATTTGGCCAACGTGGTTTTACCACTGCCATTGCCCCCCACCAGATAGACCAGCTCGCCTGCGTTCAGCTGCAAGTTGATGGGGCCCATGGCGAACATATCGCCTGCCGCTTCGTTGTAATAACGATGGCAGACCTGTCTCAGCGCCAGGCTGGTAAAAACCTGCCCTCCCACCGGCAGGGCTTGCTCCTCAGCAGCTTGCAGCTCGCCACTGATCTCATCGATATGACGTGATGACACTTTGGCAAGATTGAACTCTGGTAGCACGATCAGCAAGGCTTCCAGCGGTGTCATCATGTAAACGAACACCAGCGCGAAACCGGTGACCACCTTGCCACGATCTGGC
This window harbors:
- a CDS encoding sigma-70 family RNA polymerase sigma factor — its product is MSLVITRHLLEQNFVEQRKQLCAISYKLLGNAAQAEEVMQEAFLRLLDVAIGKQVDCLQAYCCQVVRNLSLDNMRRLQVEGQYRVYTDDGELPQTDGGENPQRLLQQRQLLQAIDAAMETLPERTRRAFELYRIHGMTQRDIAKELSCSATLVNFMLRDVGQALAGCREHL
- a CDS encoding cyclic peptide export ABC transporter yields the protein MFSYLLQKSRHLFIAAACFSVLAGLANVSLISQINHAINTPWGPSFLALAWPFAGTAVLILLLQSASHILFERLGQNAEAHLKHYICSKVMLTDYRRLETLGGPRIQSALTEHCEKVKRFFVVMPQAMVNAMTVLGCLAYLSWLSWQVFLLAVLVIGLGMLGYHLVHLRAIRHINLAAQAQDGLHGMFRALVDGAKELRLNRARAGHFEQKQLHPAIEVVRRERIFGMSIFYLSTFWGSFLIFGFIGLVLFALIGDVPDRGKVVTGFALVFVYMMTPLEALLIVLPEFNLAKVSSRHIDEISGELQAAEEQALPVGGQVFTSLALRQVCHRYYNEAAGDMFAMGPINLQLNAGELVYLVGGNGSGKTTLAKLLTGLYRAESGEIILNGHAVNADQLGAYRQLFGAVFSDFHLFDTLLTGQDVDAAGNALLVRLQLQHKVTVKEGAFTTQALSQGQRKRLALVATYLEDRPIYVFDEWAADQDPTFKDVFYRELLPELKARGKTVLVITHDDRYFDLADRVIHLEQGQIVGEKRAYRAEDQLSLV